Proteins encoded in a region of the Selenomonadales bacterium genome:
- a CDS encoding AbrB/MazE/SpoVT family DNA-binding domain-containing protein → MHAATISAKYQIVIPREIRKQFALKPGQKVVFIPYKHTLRVVAVPPIEEAYGFIAGIDTSVERDEQDRV, encoded by the coding sequence ATGCATGCCGCTACAATTTCGGCAAAATACCAGATCGTAATTCCACGTGAGATTCGTAAGCAGTTCGCGCTCAAGCCCGGCCAAAAAGTAGTTTTTATCCCGTACAAACACACCCTGCGCGTAGTTGCTGTGCCGCCTATCGAAGAAGCCTATGGGTTTATTGCCGGCATAGATACCAGTGTCGAGCGTGACGAGCAGGATCGTGTATGA
- a CDS encoding type II toxin-antitoxin system VapC family toxin, producing the protein MNIVDSSGWLEYFGKGTNGRRFASVIQDTANLVVPTITMYEVFKRILQQRGEDVALSAIGWMAVGQVATLTQELALEAAVLSLELKLPMADSIILATAYAHQAVLWTQDEHFKGLSGVEYIPR; encoded by the coding sequence ATGAACATTGTCGATTCCTCGGGCTGGCTCGAGTATTTTGGCAAAGGCACCAACGGTAGGCGGTTTGCGTCAGTTATACAAGACACGGCCAACCTAGTGGTTCCAACCATTACTATGTATGAGGTTTTTAAGCGTATCCTTCAGCAGCGAGGGGAGGACGTTGCTTTAAGCGCCATAGGATGGATGGCCGTAGGCCAGGTTGCTACTCTTACCCAAGAGCTTGCCCTTGAAGCAGCAGTTCTCTCGCTGGAGCTCAAACTGCCTATGGCCGATAGCATTATCTTAGCCACAGCCTATGCCCATCAAGCTGTATTGTGGACGCAGGACGAGCATTTTAAGGGACTCTCTGGAGTGGAGTACATCCCGCGCTAG